Proteins found in one Brachyspira murdochii DSM 12563 genomic segment:
- a CDS encoding TM2 domain-containing protein: MKTRFKAIICSALSLFLGGIGIQKFYLGQYKRGVLYVVFFFTGIPYLLCVVDLLRFIFMSDDAFNMKYNSSYFTEEYSDNNDDKYSYNNELDKEREVYANRFDNAVEAQYSYVDDVENKESTKNNYNTEDELICKALQYHSSINECIKSITDYEFASNVRQLNSLFMCVIDKSKNCEDKSISRRELGKMLEYNIPTILKLINSYIDLSSSRTVNNNNIIHDIKDSVSAVIEYLKKVLENIQKDDIIDITSDIDVLKSTLRKGGYI, encoded by the coding sequence ATGAAAACAAGATTTAAAGCTATAATATGTTCTGCCTTATCTTTGTTTTTGGGCGGTATAGGAATACAGAAATTTTATTTAGGACAGTATAAGAGAGGAGTTTTATATGTTGTATTCTTTTTTACGGGTATTCCTTATTTGCTTTGTGTAGTAGATTTGCTTAGATTTATATTTATGAGCGATGATGCATTTAATATGAAATATAACAGCAGTTATTTTACAGAGGAATATTCGGATAATAATGATGATAAATACTCTTATAATAATGAATTAGATAAAGAGAGAGAAGTTTATGCAAACAGATTTGATAATGCCGTTGAAGCTCAGTACAGCTATGTTGATGATGTAGAAAATAAAGAAAGTACAAAAAATAATTATAATACAGAAGATGAATTGATATGTAAGGCACTTCAGTATCACAGTTCAATTAATGAATGTATAAAATCAATAACTGATTATGAGTTTGCATCTAATGTAAGGCAATTAAATAGTTTGTTTATGTGCGTTATAGATAAGTCAAAAAATTGTGAAGATAAAAGCATATCAAGAAGAGAGCTTGGTAAAATGCTTGAATATAATATACCTACTATATTAAAACTTATTAATTCATATATAGACTTATCATCTTCCAGAACTGTAAATAATAATAATATTATACATGATATTAAAGATTCTGTTTCAGCAGTTATAGAATATTTAAAAAAGGTTTTGGAAAATATACAAAAAGATGATATAATTGATATTACAAGCGATATAGATGTTTTAAAAAGCAC
- a CDS encoding DNA methyltransferase, whose translation MKKKLELQSTTLWDYPSQQYLKSEEEKHKHYIGATPSYIIWNLLNRYTKEKDLVVDPMAGSGTTIDVARELNRRALGYDINPKALQRKDIFKADARKIPIEDEKADFVFIDPPYSTHINYSDEKNCIGKLTAKENEYYEAMEKVISEIFRIMRKDRYMALYVSDSYEKGFPFMPIGFKLFEIMSKYFMPIDIVSVVRHNKTLNKGNYHIAAIENNFYLRGFNYLFIMYKKGNKTIDNNGKVHLRNL comes from the coding sequence ATGAAAAAAAAACTAGAATTACAAAGTACAACATTATGGGACTATCCCTCCCAGCAATATTTAAAAAGCGAAGAAGAAAAACATAAACACTATATAGGTGCCACTCCTTCATATATAATATGGAATCTTCTAAACAGATACACAAAAGAAAAAGACCTAGTAGTAGACCCAATGGCGGGAAGCGGTACAACTATTGATGTAGCCCGAGAATTAAACAGACGTGCCCTAGGATATGATATAAATCCAAAAGCATTGCAGAGAAAGGATATTTTTAAAGCTGATGCCAGAAAAATACCTATAGAAGATGAAAAAGCTGATTTTGTGTTTATAGATCCGCCATATAGTACGCATATAAATTATTCAGATGAAAAAAACTGTATAGGAAAATTAACTGCAAAAGAAAATGAATATTATGAGGCTATGGAAAAAGTTATAAGTGAAATATTTAGAATAATGAGAAAAGACAGATACATGGCTTTATATGTTTCTGATTCCTATGAAAAAGGATTTCCATTTATGCCTATAGGATTTAAATTATTTGAAATTATGAGTAAATACTTTATGCCTATAGATATAGTGTCTGTTGTACGCCATAATAAAACTTTAAATAAAGGAAATTATCATATAGCTGCTATAGAAAACAATTTTTATTTAAGAGGTTTTAATTATCTTTTTATAATGTATAAAAAAGGAAATAAAACTATAGATAATAACGGAAAAGTTCATTTAAGAAATTTATAA
- the flcA gene encoding periplasmic flagellar collar protein FlcA, whose translation MPKIEDLERLGSIAFLIGNKALPKEISQEDYDRFKSVFTDEHMASSIPSEDNGLPSIDDLDSLDLPDDEIVQEDNKSSDDLDLPDDLYGDDDSLNDLGALEDLDLYDNPKDDDKSLNNTDDLGLPEDLGNAENDKLSADVDNLDLPESDDKLSADVDNLDLPESDDKLSADVDNLDLPESDDKLSADVDNLDLPESDDKLSADVDNLDLPESDDKLSADVDNLDLPESDDKLSADVDNLDLPESDDKLSADVDNLDLPESDDKLSADVDNLDLPEDLADNALPTDDDDLGLPEDLADNALPTDDDDLGLPEDLDDNVLPDDDLGLPEDLDDNVLPDDDDLGLPEDKELEDKIAKDINEADSVKNDIKADKLPVLNDDLPLPDTLPNVDDEYQDEALENDDKENDIGIDDISDSLDDILEDDDLNELDNLENILDDDNLDKEETEETLDDDLDLNNSSLDDEEEEKASESSDEDKKEEEPSDDDLDLNNLSLDDEEEEKASESSDEDKKEEEPSDDDLDLNNLSLDDEEEEKASELSDEDKKEEEPSDDDLDLNNLSLDDEEEEKASELSDEDKKEEEPSDDDLNLDNLSLDDEEEEKASELSDEDKKEEEPSDDDLDLDNLSLDDEEEEKASELSDEDKKEEEPSDDDLDLDNLSLDDEEEEKASELSDEDKKEEEPSDDDLNLDNLDDEEKPSNNAVSNIVEGGTSLPAPETADNLPASKYDDVDKDIDKDKVLNAIKNLSPLTQYHVLDTILNEKIDKDSMETLLNALERGETSEAITELLNKELGLGIKEEGRKNVIDLIPIPNSLKDYGQIIRVAAVFLVLFVALVILSFQFIYKPVMANKYYKQGLVSISNGAYEEAERNFAEGERLKPKQIKWYNKYARAYIDRETFNNAFSKIQGALNIKPRDFETRITFGYYYRKKGEKELSEEDYVLGEQLYEDMLAYTGKKKEKETIYDERGLLMISRARNMLEPQYYDIAYTNYIDMVTFFGDGVVPRKRAMLIKIYQDNYEHVKALQNHIELLKPGYIDDEVYPKLAQYLLDKDDFYGSRVLFEKLLAAYPNNLESIVGYADYETRLKHYDRAMELLNTAALPLYESNPFNKGKEYVYNMLGQIYYNLGEYGNAVRNFNEALAINEVYPDANYNLGNVYFYKDKDYAKAKQYYQMAYDNLAPNLRSDQLLYNLSWIYYADGEYDSAFEGFNALFQKNPSNSVVSYALGNSLLHLDRANLANGFYRNALSQVLSKRNSLGRLEMRTERDFILISYLASLYNNIGVSYAYNAAAANTVVNEQEAFKHFVLASEYFDQIRTSNIDLERAEKRTILVDDQNIGAATYNIMSMQARRNLKESVIIDDYIPKDMYYIK comes from the coding sequence ATGCCTAAAATAGAAGATTTAGAAAGACTAGGAAGTATTGCTTTTTTAATAGGAAATAAAGCATTACCAAAAGAAATATCACAAGAGGACTATGACCGTTTTAAGTCAGTTTTTACAGATGAACATATGGCAAGTTCTATACCGTCAGAAGATAATGGTTTGCCTTCTATTGATGATTTGGATAGTTTAGATTTGCCTGATGATGAGATAGTGCAGGAGGATAATAAGTCTTCTGATGATTTAGATTTACCTGATGATCTATATGGAGATGATGATTCATTAAATGATTTGGGTGCTTTGGAAGATTTGGATTTATATGATAATCCAAAAGATGATGATAAATCGTTAAACAATACAGATGATTTAGGCTTACCTGAAGATTTGGGTAATGCAGAAAATGATAAATTGTCAGCTGATGTGGATAATTTGGACTTGCCAGAAAGCGATGATAAATTGTCAGCTGATGTAGATAATTTGGACTTGCCAGAAAGTGATGATAAATTGTCAGCCGATGTGGATAATTTGGACTTGCCAGAAAGTGATGATAAATTGTCAGCCGATGTGGATAATTTGGACTTGCCAGAAAGTGATGATAAATTGTCAGCCGATGTGGATAATTTGGACTTGCCAGAAAGCGATGATAAATTGTCAGCCGATGTGGATAATTTGGACTTGCCAGAAAGCGATGATAAATTGTCAGCCGATGTGGATAATTTGGACTTGCCAGAAAGCGATGATAAATTGTCAGCTGATGTAGATAATTTGGACTTGCCAGAAAGCGATGATAAATTGTCAGCTGATGTAGATAATTTGGACTTACCAGAAGATTTAGCAGACAATGCCTTACCAACAGATGATGATGATTTAGGTCTGCCAGAAGATTTAGCAGACAATGCCTTACCAACAGATGATGATGATTTAGGCTTGCCAGAAGATTTAGATGATAATGTATTGCCTGATGATGATTTAGGCTTGCCAGAAGATTTAGATGATAATGTATTGCCTGATGACGATGATTTAGGCTTGCCTGAAGATAAAGAATTGGAAGATAAAATTGCAAAAGATATTAATGAAGCAGATTCTGTTAAAAATGATATAAAAGCTGATAAATTACCTGTATTAAATGATGATCTTCCTTTGCCAGATACATTACCTAATGTAGATGATGAGTATCAAGATGAAGCATTAGAGAATGATGATAAAGAAAATGATATTGGTATTGATGATATATCTGATAGTTTAGATGATATATTAGAAGATGATGATTTAAATGAACTTGATAATTTAGAGAATATTTTAGATGATGATAATTTAGATAAAGAAGAAACCGAGGAAACATTAGATGATGATTTGGATTTGAATAATTCATCATTAGATGATGAGGAAGAAGAAAAAGCATCAGAATCATCAGACGAAGATAAGAAAGAAGAAGAGCCTTCAGATGATGATTTGGATTTGAATAATTTATCACTAGATGATGAGGAAGAAGAAAAAGCATCAGAATCATCAGATGAAGATAAGAAAGAAGAAGAGCCTTCAGATGATGATTTGGATTTGAATAATTTATCATTAGATGATGAGGAAGAAGAAAAAGCATCAGAATTATCAGACGAAGATAAGAAAGAAGAAGAGCCTTCAGATGATGATTTGGATTTGAATAATTTATCATTAGATGATGAGGAAGAAGAAAAAGCATCAGAATTATCAGATGAAGATAAAAAAGAAGAAGAGCCTTCAGATGATGATTTGAATTTAGATAATTTATCATTAGATGATGAGGAAGAAGAAAAAGCATCAGAATTATCAGATGAAGATAAAAAAGAAGAAGAGCCTTCAGATGATGATTTGGATTTAGATAATTTATCATTAGATGATGAGGAAGAAGAAAAAGCATCAGAATTATCAGACGAAGATAAAAAAGAAGAAGAGCCTTCAGATGATGATTTGGATTTAGATAATTTATCATTAGATGATGAGGAAGAAGAAAAAGCATCAGAATTATCAGATGAAGATAAGAAAGAAGAAGAGCCTTCAGATGATGATTTGAATTTAGATAATTTAGACGATGAAGAAAAACCTTCAAATAATGCTGTTTCTAATATAGTTGAAGGAGGTACATCTCTTCCAGCTCCTGAAACTGCTGATAATTTACCTGCTTCAAAATATGATGATGTTGATAAAGATATAGATAAAGATAAAGTTTTAAATGCTATTAAAAATCTTTCTCCTCTTACACAATATCATGTTTTAGATACTATACTTAATGAAAAAATAGATAAAGATTCAATGGAAACCTTGCTCAATGCTTTAGAGAGAGGCGAAACCAGCGAAGCTATTACAGAACTTTTAAATAAAGAATTAGGTTTGGGAATAAAAGAAGAGGGCAGAAAAAATGTAATAGACCTTATACCTATACCAAATTCATTAAAAGATTATGGACAAATAATAAGAGTTGCAGCAGTATTTTTAGTACTTTTTGTTGCTTTGGTAATACTTTCTTTCCAATTTATTTATAAACCAGTAATGGCAAATAAATATTATAAACAAGGACTTGTAAGTATATCAAATGGAGCTTATGAAGAAGCAGAGCGTAATTTTGCTGAGGGCGAGAGACTTAAGCCTAAACAAATAAAATGGTATAATAAATATGCCAGAGCCTATATTGACAGAGAAACTTTTAATAATGCTTTCAGTAAAATACAAGGTGCTTTAAATATTAAGCCTAGAGATTTTGAAACTAGAATAACATTTGGTTACTATTATAGAAAGAAAGGTGAAAAGGAATTATCAGAAGAAGACTATGTATTGGGCGAACAATTATATGAGGATATGCTTGCTTATACAGGTAAGAAGAAAGAAAAAGAAACTATATACGATGAACGCGGTCTTCTTATGATAAGCAGAGCTAGAAATATGTTAGAGCCTCAGTATTACGATATAGCTTATACTAATTATATTGATATGGTTACTTTCTTTGGAGACGGAGTTGTCCCTAGAAAAAGAGCTATGCTTATAAAGATATATCAGGATAATTATGAGCATGTAAAAGCTTTACAAAATCATATAGAGCTTTTAAAACCTGGATATATAGATGATGAAGTTTATCCTAAATTGGCTCAGTACTTGCTTGATAAAGATGATTTCTACGGCTCAAGAGTATTGTTTGAAAAACTTTTAGCTGCTTATCCTAATAATTTGGAATCTATAGTTGGATATGCAGATTATGAGACAAGATTAAAACATTATGACAGAGCTATGGAACTTCTTAATACAGCAGCATTGCCTTTATATGAGTCTAATCCTTTTAATAAGGGCAAAGAGTATGTTTATAATATGTTAGGTCAGATATATTATAATTTGGGCGAATATGGAAATGCTGTAAGAAACTTTAATGAGGCACTTGCTATTAATGAAGTATATCCAGATGCTAATTATAATTTGGGTAATGTTTACTTCTATAAAGATAAAGATTATGCTAAAGCCAAACAGTATTATCAGATGGCTTATGATAATTTAGCTCCAAACCTTAGAAGTGATCAGCTGCTTTATAATTTATCTTGGATATATTATGCAGACGGAGAATATGATAGTGCTTTTGAAGGATTTAATGCATTATTCCAGAAAAACCCTAGCAATAGTGTAGTATCTTATGCTTTAGGTAATTCGCTTTTACATTTGGATAGGGCTAATTTGGCTAATGGTTTTTATAGAAATGCTTTAAGTCAGGTACTATCTAAACGCAACAGTTTGGGAAGATTGGAAATGCGTACAGAGAGAGATTTTATACTTATAAGTTATTTGGCTAGCCTTTATAATAATATAGGTGTTTCTTACGCTTATAATGCGGCTGCTGCAAATACTGTAGTAAATGAACAGGAAGCATTTAAACATTTTGTTTTGGCAAGCGAATATTTTGACCAGATTAGAACTTCTAATATAGATTTGGAAAGAGCAGAAAAAAGAACTATATTAGTTGATGATCAAAATATAGGGGCTGCTACATATAATATTATGTCTATGCAGGCTAGAAGAAATTTAAAAGAATCAGTTATTATAGATGATTATATACCTAAAGACATGTATTATATAAAATAA
- a CDS encoding F0F1 ATP synthase subunit epsilon has translation MAVATKKNKKALTCSVITRNAPILRSMRIDHVEIPSSNGYVSIYLDHCPYIVRIGYGELRVYSEDNKLINMYVEDGIAEVTNNVIGILVEQALYPKDIDTVLLNEEINRLSKQMVINAEEARRNNEKIDKLKKQIEISSK, from the coding sequence ATGGCAGTTGCTACTAAAAAAAATAAAAAGGCATTAACTTGTTCTGTAATCACTAGAAATGCTCCAATATTGAGGTCTATGCGTATAGATCATGTAGAAATACCTTCTAGTAATGGATATGTTTCTATATATTTGGATCATTGTCCATATATTGTACGTATAGGTTATGGGGAGCTTAGAGTATATAGTGAAGATAATAAGCTCATTAATATGTATGTAGAAGACGGTATAGCTGAAGTTACTAATAATGTTATTGGTATATTAGTAGAGCAGGCTTTGTATCCAAAGGATATAGATACAGTACTGTTAAATGAAGAAATAAACAGATTATCTAAGCAAATGGTTATCAATGCCGAAGAGGCTAGGAGAAATAATGAAAAAATTGACAAATTAAAAAAACAAATAGAAATTTCTTCTAAATAA
- a CDS encoding acyl-CoA thioesterase: protein MAHVNKTEIRVIYADTDQMGVVYHSNYLRYFEIGRTELLRELGISYKDMEEKYNVMLPVKEAFVDYKISIKYDDVIVVHTSVDKLRNASLKLKYEIRSKENDILYSTGYTLHPFVNKKSGDIVKPDDYLYEIMSKGK from the coding sequence ATGGCTCACGTTAATAAAACAGAAATAAGAGTGATATATGCTGATACAGACCAAATGGGAGTGGTTTATCATTCTAATTATTTAAGATATTTTGAAATAGGAAGAACGGAACTTTTACGCGAACTTGGTATTTCATATAAAGATATGGAAGAAAAGTATAATGTAATGCTTCCAGTAAAAGAGGCATTTGTAGATTATAAGATTTCTATAAAGTATGATGATGTTATAGTTGTTCATACAAGTGTAGATAAATTAAGAAATGCGTCATTAAAATTAAAATATGAGATAAGAAGCAAAGAAAATGATATACTATACAGCACGGGCTATACTCTTCACCCATTTGTAAATAAAAAAAGCGGAGATATAGTAAAACCAGATGATTATTTATATGAAATAATGTCTAAAGGCAAGTAA
- the coaD gene encoding pantetheine-phosphate adenylyltransferase yields the protein MKNGKVIFPGTFDPFTLGHLDVLYRLADIFEKVYISVAVNLEKSPTFTIEERMNMIKKVVGDNNTIEIVSISGLVTEYMKQNDIKVLARGIRDSEDLYYELKMSRMNKLLYPEMDTIFLHTSEHYSYVSSSLIKQILKFNGPIEGLVPEILVEDIKAKFIK from the coding sequence ATGAAAAATGGAAAAGTAATATTTCCGGGTACTTTTGACCCTTTCACATTAGGACATCTCGATGTTCTTTACAGACTTGCTGATATATTTGAAAAAGTTTATATATCTGTAGCTGTTAATTTAGAGAAATCTCCTACTTTCACTATAGAAGAAAGAATGAATATGATTAAAAAAGTAGTAGGTGATAACAATACTATAGAAATAGTATCAATATCCGGACTTGTTACAGAATATATGAAACAAAATGATATAAAAGTATTAGCAAGAGGCATAAGAGACAGTGAAGATTTATATTATGAGTTAAAAATGTCAAGAATGAATAAATTATTATATCCGGAAATGGACACCATATTTTTACATACATCAGAACATTATTCTTATGTAAGTTCTTCTTTAATAAAACAAATATTAAAATTTAACGGACCTATAGAAGGATTAGTACCTGAAATTTTAGTTGAAGATATAAAAGCTAAATTTATAAAATAA
- the miaB gene encoding tRNA (N6-isopentenyl adenosine(37)-C2)-methylthiotransferase MiaB, giving the protein MKNFYLENYGCQMNKADSNSLINSLMQEGFIQTENYENADNIIINTCSVRAHAEERVFSRVKLFNANRKKNKKDTKIIIMGCMAQTSKEKLESLGVNKIFDVYNEVNIIDYLKDEEVFVRKFNDNYIFNKSYVDEDKPHKAFIPISHGCNNWCTYCIVPHTRGKMVSRKSYEIIEELKRLIDDGAKEITLLGQNVNSYGLDIDNEINFTELLYKIDKVIDEKSKNKVWIRFLTSHPKDFDKDLADAIWNLNSLCKHIHLPFQSGSDRILKLMNRKYTKEEYLTKVSYLRDYAKDFPISTDVIVGYADETEDEYNETLELLESIGFEEAYLYKYSEREGSIAYKKRVEYDKASGARRLTKLVNYQRELAQKLLANQVGKKTSVMIDDTAKDNMHYLCRSKENRIILIKKEKELNMGDIFNAEVAEIKSHTLIGKFI; this is encoded by the coding sequence ATGAAAAACTTTTATTTAGAAAATTACGGCTGCCAAATGAATAAGGCAGATTCAAACAGTTTAATTAATTCACTCATGCAGGAAGGTTTTATACAAACAGAAAATTATGAAAATGCTGATAATATAATAATAAATACATGCAGTGTAAGAGCACATGCTGAAGAGAGAGTATTTTCAAGAGTAAAACTATTTAATGCAAATAGAAAAAAGAATAAAAAAGACACAAAAATAATAATTATGGGCTGTATGGCTCAAACTTCAAAAGAAAAATTGGAAAGTCTTGGGGTTAATAAAATATTTGATGTATATAACGAAGTAAATATAATAGATTATCTTAAAGACGAAGAAGTTTTTGTAAGGAAGTTTAATGATAATTACATATTTAATAAGTCATACGTAGATGAAGATAAGCCGCATAAGGCATTTATACCTATATCGCATGGCTGTAATAATTGGTGCACATACTGTATAGTACCTCATACACGCGGTAAAATGGTAAGCAGAAAATCATACGAAATTATAGAAGAATTAAAAAGATTAATAGACGACGGAGCTAAAGAGATAACCCTTTTAGGGCAGAATGTTAATTCATACGGGCTTGACATTGATAATGAGATTAATTTTACAGAATTATTATACAAAATTGATAAAGTTATTGATGAAAAAAGTAAAAATAAAGTGTGGATAAGATTTTTAACTTCTCACCCGAAAGATTTTGATAAGGATTTAGCTGATGCTATATGGAATCTAAACAGTTTATGCAAGCATATACATTTACCTTTTCAAAGCGGTTCAGACAGAATATTAAAACTTATGAATAGAAAATATACAAAGGAAGAATATTTAACAAAAGTATCATATTTAAGAGATTATGCTAAAGATTTCCCTATTTCTACAGATGTAATAGTAGGTTATGCCGATGAAACAGAAGATGAATATAATGAAACATTAGAACTACTTGAAAGTATAGGTTTTGAAGAAGCATATTTATATAAATATTCTGAAAGAGAAGGCTCTATAGCATACAAGAAAAGAGTAGAATATGATAAAGCATCAGGGGCAAGAAGACTCACAAAATTAGTAAATTATCAAAGAGAATTGGCTCAAAAACTATTAGCTAATCAGGTTGGTAAAAAAACTTCTGTTATGATAGATGATACAGCAAAAGATAATATGCATTATTTATGCAGGAGTAAAGAAAACAGGATAATACTCATAAAAAAAGAAAAAGAACTTAATATGGGTGATATTTTTAATGCGGAAGTTGCCGAAATAAAAAGCCATACACTAATAGGAAAATTTATTTAA
- a CDS encoding 4'-phosphopantetheinyl transferase family protein codes for MTYLEYSFNENSGRENSRKTLENIILSMANTHYNKNNLTIERAENKKPYFKNENIYFNGTHTSDLFASVMSEDYDVGIDAEKIKKRDFFDIAKEYFYESEIKYLENTHKLEIDFFTIWTIKEAYIKMLGKTIFDIKNAPEVDLIERVIKNADDIFFASFILDDLYIISICLNTKNEVNLSLKDFNLNMLFTYPTLPNIDIKI; via the coding sequence ATGACTTACTTAGAATACAGCTTTAATGAAAATAGCGGCAGAGAGAACTCAAGAAAAACATTAGAAAATATTATACTTTCTATGGCTAATACTCATTATAATAAAAATAACCTTACTATAGAGAGAGCGGAAAATAAAAAACCTTATTTCAAAAATGAAAATATATATTTCAACGGCACTCATACTTCAGATTTATTTGCTTCTGTTATGAGTGAAGATTATGATGTAGGGATAGATGCAGAAAAAATAAAAAAAAGAGATTTTTTTGATATAGCAAAAGAATATTTTTATGAAAGCGAAATTAAATATCTTGAGAATACTCACAAATTGGAAATAGATTTTTTTACTATATGGACAATAAAAGAAGCGTATATAAAAATGCTTGGGAAAACTATATTCGATATAAAAAATGCTCCGGAAGTTGATTTAATTGAAAGAGTAATAAAAAATGCTGATGATATATTTTTTGCTTCTTTTATACTTGATGACTTATATATAATAAGCATATGCCTTAATACTAAAAATGAAGTTAATCTAAGTCTTAAAGATTTTAATTTAAATATGCTATTTACCTACCCTACTTTGCCAAATATTGATATAAAAATATAA
- a CDS encoding FecR family protein, translated as MINRIFLILFALSFSNILLSQDISFKVTGISGIAFIEKTDINKSLRAFRGSEIHKEYRLRTISNTQVELTLSRRGDKVGEIIVPQNTIILVNPPLTKDDNTISLSLLGGYISVYIEKNMGVSIEIHTANTSSIVKGTEFEVAFAENGSSIVILKDGNVDIVTDNDETILKPREAYINTIDNNYKVINQNSDSDPIVFLNKGEEASRENFLSTIENLMNAMENIPNNNNNYNFVSFTSTEIEENEKKIKELELKQQRMTAANEGYYNTIIKLINLNSDNRNEMISYARKSLSIYMANQRAISKMNNAVYKTREKFDRIRKKFDDRMSASAYNN; from the coding sequence ATGATAAATAGAATATTTTTAATACTATTTGCTTTATCATTCAGCAATATTTTATTATCTCAGGATATTTCTTTTAAAGTTACTGGAATATCCGGAATAGCTTTTATAGAAAAAACAGATATAAATAAATCATTGAGAGCCTTCAGAGGAAGCGAAATACATAAAGAATACAGATTAAGGACAATTTCTAATACTCAAGTTGAACTTACTTTAAGCAGAAGAGGCGATAAAGTAGGAGAAATTATAGTTCCTCAAAATACTATAATACTTGTTAATCCTCCGCTTACAAAAGATGATAATACAATTTCATTATCATTATTAGGAGGATATATAAGTGTTTATATAGAAAAAAATATGGGAGTTTCTATTGAAATACATACAGCAAATACATCTTCTATAGTAAAAGGAACGGAATTTGAAGTAGCATTTGCTGAAAACGGCTCTAGTATCGTTATTCTTAAAGACGGAAATGTTGATATTGTTACAGATAATGATGAAACTATATTAAAGCCTAGAGAAGCATATATAAATACGATAGATAATAATTATAAAGTAATTAATCAAAACTCTGACAGCGATCCTATAGTATTTTTAAATAAAGGCGAAGAAGCTTCCAGAGAAAATTTTTTATCTACAATAGAAAATTTAATGAATGCTATGGAAAATATACCAAATAACAATAATAACTATAATTTTGTTTCATTTACAAGTACAGAAATAGAAGAAAATGAGAAGAAAATAAAAGAGCTTGAATTAAAACAGCAGAGAATGACAGCAGCAAATGAAGGATATTACAATACCATAATAAAATTAATTAATTTAAACTCTGATAATAGAAATGAGATGATATCATATGCAAGAAAGTCATTAAGCATATATATGGCCAATCAGAGAGCTATATCAAAAATGAATAATGCTGTTTATAAAACAAGAGAAAAATTTGATAGAATAAGAAAGAAATTTGATGATAGAATGAGTGCTTCAGCATATAATAATTAA